A genomic segment from Pistricoccus aurantiacus encodes:
- a CDS encoding general stress protein, with protein sequence MAEHRGGSGNFAEDPERASEAGKKGGEHSSGSFDNDPEKASEAGKKGGQHSGGNFANDPEKASEAGKKGGRNS encoded by the coding sequence ATGGCTGAGCATCGTGGTGGTTCCGGTAATTTTGCAGAAGATCCCGAGCGCGCCTCCGAAGCCGGCAAGAAAGGCGGGGAGCATAGTAGCGGTAGCTTTGATAATGATCCGGAAAAGGCTTCTGAAGCCGGTAAGAAGGGCGGGCAGCATAGCGGAGGCAACTTCGCTAACGACCCTGAGAAGGCCTCCGAAGCCGGCAAGAAAGGGGGACGTAACAGTTAA
- a CDS encoding DNA polymerase ligase N-terminal domain-containing protein: MSELDSYQRKRNFERTPEPAGKNRHQLGAGRRYVMHKHAASHEHFDLRLERDGVLMSWALPKGPSLVSGERRLAVQVEDHPLEYGDFEGVIPQEAYGGGTVMLWDRGEWKPAGKEKRDRIDLVLEGEKLKGAWTLEPCRDSRRLQTLRGWSHEHFQAICT; encoded by the coding sequence ATGTCAGAGCTTGATAGCTATCAGCGTAAGCGAAATTTCGAGCGGACTCCCGAACCTGCCGGCAAGAATCGGCATCAGCTAGGCGCTGGGAGGCGCTACGTCATGCACAAGCATGCGGCGAGTCATGAGCATTTCGATCTGCGCCTCGAACGAGACGGGGTGTTGATGAGCTGGGCCTTGCCCAAGGGACCGAGCTTGGTGTCGGGGGAAAGGCGGCTGGCAGTCCAAGTCGAAGATCACCCGTTGGAATACGGTGACTTCGAGGGCGTGATTCCTCAAGAAGCCTACGGCGGCGGTACGGTCATGTTATGGGATCGGGGCGAATGGAAACCTGCCGGCAAGGAAAAACGCGATCGCATCGACCTGGTGCTCGAGGGCGAGAAGCTCAAGGGCGCCTGGACCCTTGAACCGTGCCGGGATTCCCGGAGGCTCCAAACCTTGAGAGGATGGAGCCATGAACACTTCCAAGCGATATGCACCTGA